Within Jatrophihabitans sp., the genomic segment GGCATGAAACCCGGCCCGTCCATCGCGTACAGGCCGGCGCCGTAGGCCTTTCGCACCAGCACCGATATCTGGGCCACGTTCGCCTCGGACACGGCGGTGATCATCTTGGCGCCGTGCCGGATGATGCCCTGACGCTCCACCTCGGAGCCGATCATGAACCCGGGCACGTCGGCCAGGTAGAGCAGGCTGACGTTGAAGGCGTCGCAGAGCCAGATGAACCGGGCGGCCTTGTCGGCGGAGTCGCCGAACAGCACCCCGCCGCGGACCGCGGAGTTGTTGGCGACCACGCCCACCGGGCGGCCGTCGATCCGGGCCAGGCCGGTGATCAGCTCGGCGGCGAACTCCGGTTTGACCTCGAAGAACGAGTCGGCGTCGATCAGGCCCTCGATCACCTCGTGCATGTCGAAGGGCATCGACTCGGCGACCGGCACCACGTCGTCGGCCAGCTCCACGGCCGGGGCCTCGGCGGCGTAGGACGGCGCCGGCAGCCGCCAGTTCAACGGCAGGTAGGAGAAGAACAGCTTGGCCTGCTCGATGGCGTCGGCGTCGTCGCTGGCCAGGTTGTCACCGCAGCCTGAGACGGTGGCGTGCATCCGGGCGCCGCCCATCTCTTGCAGGCTGACCTTCTCGCCCACCACCATCTCGGCCATCCGGGGCGATCCCAGGTACATCGAGGCGTTGGCCTCGACCATGATCACGATGTCGCAGAACGCCGGGATGTAGGCGCCGCCGGCTGCCGATGGGCCGAACAGGCAGCAGATCTGGGGCACCTTGCCCGACAGCGCCACCTGGTTGTGAAAGATCCGCCCCGCGCCGCGGCGGCCCGGGAACAGCGCCACCTGATCGGTGATCCGGGCGCCGGCCGAGTCGATCAGCCAGAAGATCGGCAGCTCCTCGACGAGGGCGCGCTCGGTGATCCGGATGATCTTCTCCACGGTCCGGGCGCCCCACGAGCCGGCCTTGACGGTCGGGTCGTTGGCCACCACCAGCGCCGGCCGGCCCTCGACCAGCCCCTGACCGGTCACCACGCCGTCAGCCGGGAGTCCCTCGGCGGTGGCGTTGGCCAACTGGGCGTCCTCGACGAAGGTCCCGTCGTCGAACAGCAGCGCGATCCGGTCCCTGACGTAAAGCTTGTGGGCGTCGGCGAGCTTGGCGGCGGCCTTGGCCGGCGGCGCGAGCGTGGCCTGGCGGGCGGCGCGCACCTTGTCGGCGTCACTCATGTCGGTATCCCCTGCTCTTGGCTTGAGCGCTCACCGCTCAAGCGCTTCTCAGTCGTCATGGGCACAGGTTGCCAGGGCGACCGCAGAGCATGACGCTCCGGCAACGGATCGAACCGCGGCGGCGCTACTCGACGGGTAGGCCGAGAGCCCGGGCGATGACCATGCGCTGCACCTCGGAGGTGCCTTCGCCGATCTCGAGGATCTTGGCGTCGCGGTAGAACCTGGCAACCGGGTACTCCTCCATGAAGCCGTACCCGCCGAAGACCTGGGTCGCCACCCGGGTGGCCGAGACCGCGGCCTCGCTGGAGAACAGCTTGGCGATCGCGGCAGCGTGCTTGACCTCCTTGGCCGAGCGTCCGGCGTCCTTGAGCCAGGCGGCCTTGTAGGTCAGCGTCCGCGCCGCTTCGACGGCGACCGCCAGGTCGCTGATCGCGAAGGCGATCGCCTGCCGGGCGCCGATCGGCTTGCCGAAGGTGTGCCGTTCCTTGGCGTAGCGCAGCGACTCGTCCAGGCAGGCCTGGGCAAGCCCGACAGCCAGCGCCGAGATGGCGATCCGGCCGTCGTCGAGGATGGCCAGGAACTGCTTGAAGCCGGTTCCACGCTGCCCGACCAGGTTGGCCTCAGGCACCCGGCAGTCGTCGAAGACCAGCCCGTGGGTGTCGGAGATGCGCCAGCCGAGCTTGTCGTAGGGCGGCTGGACCTCGAAGCCGGGGGTGCCGCTGGGAATCAGGATCGCCGAGATCTCGGGCTTGCCGTCGACCGTGCCGGTGCGAGCGGTCACGGTCACCACCGAGGTGATCGAGGAGCCGGAGTTGGTGATGAAGGCCTTGGAGCCGTTGACCACCCACTGGCCGTCGACCAGCTCGGCCTTGGTGCGGGTGGCGCCGGCGTCCGAGCCGGCCTCGGGCTCGGTCAGGCCGAAACCGGCCAGGGCGCGCCCGGCGACCAGGTCGGGCAGCCAGCACTGCTTCTGCTCGTCGCTGCCGAAGCTCAGGATCGGGTTGATGCCCAGGCCCACGCCGGCCGAGAGCGTGATGCCGATGGACTGGTCGACCCGGCCGAGCTCTTCGATGGCCACGCACAGCGAGGTGAAATCGGCGCCGGCGCCGCCGTACTCCTCGGGCACGACCAGGCCGAACAGGCCGAGCTCGCCCATCTTGGGGATCAGCTCGACCGGAAAGTAGTGCTCGCGGTCCCAGGCCGCCACGTGCGGGGCGACCTCGGACTCGGCGAAGTCGCGCACGACCTTGCGGAAGACCTCGTGGTCGGCTGACAGCTCGAAGGACATGGCGACTCCCGGCGCTGGACGAGCCGCCGCGGTGGCGCGGAGCGCCGGCCGAGCAGCTCGGGACGGATGGGCGGTGAAGCTGGTTGACGGTGAAGAGAGGTTGATGGTGGAGCAGGTTGACGTTTACGTCAACGTTAAGCACTATAACGCTATGACCTCGGCCACGGAAGCCAGCAGGGCCGACCAGACCTGGACCGTCGGCGAGCTCGCCGACGAGCTCGGCGTCACCACCCGGACCCTGCGCTTCTACGAGGCCGAGGGGCTGATCACGCCGTCCCGAGCCGGGTCGGCGCGCGTCTATGACCACCGGGACCGGGCTCGGCTCCGCCTCATCCTGCGTGGCAAGCGCTTTGGGATGTCGTTGTCAGAGATCCGCGAGATCGTCGACATGTACGACGGGGCGGCCTCCTCCGAGCGGCGCCAGCTCGAGACGCTGCTGAGCCGCCTGGACGAGATCACCGTGGACCTGACGGCCCGCCAGCGCGATCTCAAGCGGACGATGTCCGAGGTCGGCGAGGTCGCCCAGCAGTGCCGGGACCGGCTCGCTCAACTCTCCTGACCACCCGGTCAGAGAGGTCGTTTTGTCGGACAAGCGTGCCGATTGGGTAGCCTTTGCAACACACCCACGAATCGCGGCGCCTGCGAGTCCGGCCGCAGTCAGGAGGCACGCATGCGCAAGGTGCTCATCGCCAACCGTGGCGAGATCGCCGTCCGGGTCATCCGGGCGGCCAAGGACGCCGGCCTGAGCTCGGTGGCGGTCTACGCCGACCCCGATCGCGACGCCCTGCACGTCCGGATGGCTGACGAGGCCTTCGCGCTCGGTGGCAACACCCCGGCGGAGTCCTACCTGGTGATCGAGAAGGTGCTCGACGCGGCGCGGGCCTCCGGCGCGGACGCGGTGCACCCGGGTTACGGGTTTCTCAGCGAGAACGCTGAGTTCGCCCAGGCGGTGCTCGACGCCGGCCTGATCTGGATCGGCCCGTCGCCCCAGGCCATCCGCGACCTCGGCGACAAGGTCACGGCCCGGCACATCGCGCTGCGCGCCGGCGCGCCCCTGGTGCCCGGCACCAAGGACCCGGTGTCCGGCCCCGACGAGGTGGTGGCCTTCGCCACCGAGCACGGGCTGCCGGTGGCCATCAAGGCCGCCTTCGGCGGCGGCGGCCGGGGGCTCAAGATCGCCCGCACCCTGGAGGAGATTCCCGAGCTGTACGCCAGCGCGGTGCGCGAGGCGGTCGCCGCCTTCGGCCGCGGCGAATGCTTCGTGGAGCGGTACCTGGACCGGTCCCGGCACGTCGAGGCGCAGGTGCTGGCCGACACCCACGGCAACGTGATCGTGGTCGGCACCCGGGACTGCTCGCTGCAGCGGCGCAACCAGAAGCTGGTCGAGGAGGCCCCGGCCCCGTTCCTGTCCGACGAGCAGCGCGAGCGCATCCACGCCTCGGCCAAGGCGATCTGCCGAGAGGCTGACTACACCGGCGCCGGAACCGTGGAGTACCTGGTCGGCGCCGACGGCGTGATCAGCTTCCTCGAGGTCAACACCCGGCTGCAGGTCGAGCACCCGGTCTCTGAGGAGACCACCGGCCTGGACCTGGTCCGCGAGCAGTTCCGGATCGCCGACGGCGAGCCGCTGCGCTGGACCGAGGACCCGACGCCGCACGGGCACGCGATCGAGTTCCGCATCAACGGCGAAGACCCGGGCCGGGGCTTCCTGCCGGCCCCCGGCATGGTGACCACCTACCGCGAGCCGGCCGGCCCCGGTGTCCGGGTCGACTCCGGCATCGAGGGCGACTCGGTGATCGGCGGCGCCTTCGACTCGCTGCTGGCCAAGCTGATCGTCTGGGGCGAGACCCGCGACGAGGCACTGGCCAGGTCACGCCGCGCGCTGGATGAGTTCGTGGTGGACGGCATGGCGACCGCGCTGCCGTTCCACCGCGCGGTGGTCCGCGACCCGGCCTTCGCCCCCGCTGACGGCGCGCCGTTCACCGTGTTCACCAGGTGGATCGAGACCGAGTTCGACAACCAGCTGCCGGCCTTCAGTGGCGGCGCCGACGCCGAGACCGAGGCCGGTGAGCGGGATCGGGTGGTCGTGGAGGTGAACGGCAAGCGGCTGGAGGTCACGCTGCCGGCCGGCTTCGGCGCGGCCGGTGCGGCGGGCGCCGGCGGCGGCGGCGTGAAGAAGGCGCCCAAGCGTTCGGGCAAGAAGCGAGCCGGCGCGGCAGTGTCCGGTGACGCCCTCACCGCGCCCATGCAGGGCACCATCGTCAAGGTCGCGGTCAGCGACGGGGACACGGTGGAGGCCGGTGACCTGGTGGTGGTGCTGGAGGCCATGAAGATGGAGCAGCCCATCAACGCCCACAAGGCCGGCACGGTCACCGGGCTGTCGGCCGAGGCCGGAGCGGTGGTCACGTCCGGCTCGGTCATCTGCGAGGTCAAGGACTAGAGGGACTGCAGCCGCCCGGGTGACGTGCGCCAGGGCTGATCCCGGTGAGTTTTCGGCCGGGGCTAGTCCCGGCGACTGCGGATGAGCAAGGTCTGCATGCCCGCGCCGATCAGGCCGGCGCGGTCGGACAGGGTGGAGCGCGCCAGTCCCAGCCCGGCCCCGAGCTCGGTGACGGCCTGCATCAGCACCCAGTCGTCCTGGCTCTGCCGCATCAGGTGCACGTCCAGGTCGACGTTGGCGAAGGACCAGTCATCCCAGTCCACCAGTGATGAGATGCCACTGGCCGAGTCGGCGACCAGCGCCAGCCGTTGCAGGGTGGAGGGCCGCTCACCGGCCACCAGCGGCACTCGGGACCGGGTCCAGGTGGCCGCCGGCCCGGGCTTGCGGGCCGCTCCGGAGACCGCTCGCCACTCCAGGTGCTGGGCGTAGGGAAAGCCGTACATGTCCAGGACCGGCAGGACAGACGGGTCGTCCGGGGCTTCTGGCGTGTCCGCGACGGCTGCCGGCGCACGCCGGCCGTGCGTGCCGGCCGCGTCGGCCGCGGAACCGTTCTCGGCCATCAGCCAGACCCGCGCCTGCAGGCAGGCACGCCCGTCAGCGGCCAGCTCGGCCGAGATCAGGACGGCGCTGCGCGCCAGCCGAAGCACCCTGGCCGACACCGTGAGCGGGGCGACCGGGACCGGCGCCAGGAACTCGGCCGCGATCCGGGCCGCCATCAGGTCGGCTCGCCCGGAGGCGGCGACGCCGAGCCGCTCGGCCAGCAGGACCAGCAGCGCGTTAGGCGGCCCGCCGTGCTGCAGCTCGTCTGACCACGGTCCGCCGCAGGCCGCCGCGCTGTTCACCGAGCCGTCCAGCTCGGTGCGCGCTCCCGCGCCGCTGAGCTCGGTGTTCAGCTCTGTGAAGAAGGCGGTGTCCACCTCGGGAACGATAGCGGCAGACTGGAACGGTGATGACGCCCGCTGAGCACCCCAGCGTGTTGAGGTGGCTGGGATACGCATTCGGCGGCCGGCTGCCCGAGCGCTATCACGACTGGGTCTTCGCCGACCTGATGGGCCCGGATTGGCGGCTGCGCGAGGCCGGCCGGATCATGCTGTTCGCCGTCGTCCCGATCACCGTGCTGCTGTTGCTGCCGGGCCGGCTGGAGATCCGGATCTACGCCGCGCTGTTCGTCCTGGTCGGGCCGCTGTTCATCGGTCTGGCCTACGGCGACGAGCTGCGCGACCGGCGGCTGCGTCAGCACGGCATGCTGCCTCCGTCCGGGCCTGATCCGGACTGACGGGCCGGGCCTGATCCGACTGACCGGTTGGGGGTCTCAGGCCTGCCGGCGGGCGGCGATCCGCGAGATCATCTCGATGCGCTTCTCGGCCAGCGAGATCATCTCCGTGGTGCGCGAGCCGACGTGGGCGGTGTCGGCGCCCTCGGAGAACACCATCGCCCAGCCGCGGTCGCCCTCCAGCGCCGGCACCCGCTCGACCAGCTCGGTGCGCGCGACATGGTGCACGCCGTCGAACAGGTAGTCCTCGGTCACCACGGCGACCACCACGTGGTCGGCAGGTAGCAGGGCCACGTGCGCCACGATCCGCTCGGAGTTCTCGGCGAACACCGCGGCCGCTCGTATCGTCCGGCGAGATTTCTCGATCTGTTCAGGTGAGATGTCCATCTGCTGCCTTCCGGTTCCTCACTTCTCCGGTCGCTGAGCCGTGTCAGTCCAGGTCGCCATGGCGCATCAGCTGCCGAGCCGTGTCAGTCGTGTCGCCCAGTCCTCAGTCACTCAGTCGTGTCAGTCCAGGTCGCCATGGTGCATCAGCTGCCGAGCCGCTTCGGTGACCGAGCCTGAGATCGACGGGTAGATGGTGAAGGTGGCCGCGAGCTCGTTGACGGTGAGCCCCAGCTGGACCGCCACGGCGATCGAGTGGATCAGCTCCGAAGCCTGCGCCGCCACCACCGATCCCCCGATCACGACGCCGGAGGCCGGCCGGCAGTAGATCTTGACGAACCCCTCGGTGACGCCCTGCATCTTGGCACGGGCGTTGCCGCTCAACGGCAGCGTGATGGTGCGAGCCGGCACCTGTCCGGAGATCACCGCGGCGTGGCCGATGCCGACCGTGGCGATCTCTGGATGGGTGAAGACGTTGGCGGCGACGGTCTTGAGCCGCAGCGGCTGCACCGCCTCGCCGAGGGCGTGCCACATCGCCACCCGGCCCTGCATGGCAGCGACCGAAGCCAGCAGCATCACACCCGTGCAGTCCCCAGCCGCGTAGATTCCCGGGACCTCGGTGCGCGAGACCCGGTCCACCTCGATGAAGCCGGCCTCGGTGGGGGCCAGGCCCACGTGCTCCAGGCCCAGCCCGGCCGTGTTCGGCACCGAGCCGACGCACATCAGCACGTGCGAGCCGGCGACGGTGCGCCCGTCCACCAGTTGCACCTCGACGCCGTCGCCCACCCGGGACACCGAGGCGGCCCGAGCCTGCTTGATCAGGTTCCCGCCGCGCTGGGTGAACACCTTCTCGATGACGTCGGCGGCCTCCGGGTCCTCTCCGGGCAGCACCTTCTCGCGGCTGGACACCAGGGTCACCGGCACGCCCATCTCGCTGTAGCCGGAGGCGAACTCAGCGCCGGTGACGCCGGAGCCGACCACGATCAGGTGCGTCGGCAGCTCGGTGAGGTCATAGAGCTGGCGCCAGGACAGGATTCGCTCGCCGTCGGGCTCGGCGCCGGGCAGCACCCGCGGCGTGCCGCCGGTGGCGAGCAGCACCACATCGGCCTCGATCCGCTGGGTCGATTCGAGCTCGCCGGCGGCGGTGACGTCGATGGCGAAGGTCCGGCCCTGCTGATCGGGGGCGAAGCAGGCCCGACCGGGCAGCACGGTGACGCCGTGCTTGCTGAGCCGGTCGGCGATGTCGGCGGACTGGTTGGCGGCCAGCTGGCGCACCCGCTCGTTGACCACCGCCAGCTGCACGCTCACCTCACCGGCGCCAGTGGAGACGCCGACCGCGGGGGCGTCCCGGAAGGCGGTCACCTTCTCGGAGGTGGCGATCAGGGTCTTCGACGGCACGCAGTCATAAAGCACGCACGCCCCGCCGACGCCGTCAGACTCGACCAGGGTGACCTCGGCGCCCAGTTCGGCCGCCACCTGAGCTGCCTCGTAACCGGCCGGGCCGCCGCCGATGATCGCGATACGTCTCACGGAAGCCATTGTCGCCGATCTTGCCCCGGCGCACCCGCGCGGGGCTGGCGATGACCTGGCGAGATGTCGGTAGGCTGCCTGATCGTGCCCCTTTACGCCGCCTATGGATCCAACATGGACCCGGCCCAGATGCGTACCAGGTGTCCGCACTCCCCGTTCGCCGGCACCGGCTGGCTGGCCGACTGGCGGCTGACCTTCGGCGGTGAGGACCTGGGGTGGGAAGGCGCGCTGGCCACCCTGGTCGAAGAGCCCGGCGCGACGGTCTTCGTCGCGCTCTATGACATCACCCCCCAGGACCGGGTCGCCCTGGACAAGTGGGAGAGCGCTGACTCGGGCCTTTACCGCACCTCCCGGCTGCGGGTCTCCACGCTGGACGGCGACGTGCTCGCCTGGACCTACGTGCTCAACGGCTACGAGGGCGGCCTGCCCTCGGCCCGCTATCTCGGCCTGATCGCCGAAGCCGCCGACGCCGCCGGAGCGCCCGGCGACTACGTCGACGAGCTGCGCAAACGGCCCTGCCGCTCCATCGGCGGCTGACGCTCCGACTGGGATAACTAGTACGCCCCCGGTGGTGGATAAGCTGGCGCTATGCGGGCTGACAAACCCTAGGTCCCAAATCGGCGCCGGCAAAGGCGGACATTTCTTGGAAACTGCCGGCTGCGTGTCGCAATATGGACGGCCGCCTATCCCCTCCCTCAGTCCTGATAAGGGCGTGCCTGATAAGGGCGTGGAACGCTGTCGATGCCTACGAGGTCGTTTGGGGCTCGCATCCGCCAGGCGTCGGTCACCAGCTCTTCCAGGCGCTCGACGTCCACCTTGTCCAGTCGCAGCATCACCAGGGGTGATCCGTCGTAGGAGGGCGTGGTGAAGAAAACCTCGGGCTCGCCGAGCAAGAGCGCCTGCTTCTCGGCCTCGTCACCGACGAACAGCACTGCGATATCGGTTCGGATCAGTCGCGCCTGGCCCGGCCGGCGCTCGGGATAGGACCAGACAAATCCCTTGTTCGCCACTCGAAAGTCGAACCCCTCGCTGTCGATCTCCATCACCTGAGGCAGGGCGAGCGCCATCCGGCGCACGTCCTCGGCATTAACCATCGACATGTCCTTCGGATCGCTTCACCCACACCCGCACAGGTTAAGCGGCGGCCCTGGCCTGTCACCGACGAAGTCGCCAGAACCCGACTGTCAACGGTGCGGGGGCCGGTCAGGTCGGATCCGTTCAGGCTGCGGATTGGTCGCAGAGGGCCTTGGCGGTGGCGTAGTCGAGGCCGTAGAAGTCGTGACTCAACTTCCCGGCGGCGGGTGCGGTGCGCCGGGGGGTAACCCTGGGAACCCGTTGAACCACGCCTGCACCTGGCATGGCCCTAGCACGTCAACCGAGCAAAAAGCTCCGGTCCATCCGACGAAGACATCTACATAACCCTGATGCGAATTACCTTCCAGATAGAATGGAATTGCGGCACCAAAAGTACGCCACCGGAAGTCACATCCATTTCCGCGAAGTACCAAGTGCGCGGTGGGCGGTGCGGTGCTAAACACGAAGACGTTTGTCCAAGTTGCGGTGGGTGGGGCGGGCGGCGGGTTTGGGCTAGGCATACGAGCTCAGCTCCTCGACTCGGCAACTGCACGCTTATGTTGAGTTACCCGCTGCTCGGCATGGTGAAATTCTCGCCCGGCGCAGAATGCGGCATAGAGCTTTGTCAGTAGATCATCTTCATCCACTATGGGTAAAAAGACCTGAGGAAAATGATCAAGAGCATTTTCTGCACTGATCGTGATCCCATCAAGTTGAGCGTGCGACTTGCCCTCGTCGACGGTGGCAGCGATAAGCTGCTCCAGCGTCTCGAGAGGAAAGGTCGAGGAGTCCACGCGCGCAGCGACCTGAACCGTATACCAGAGTTCTGGGTTCAGCCGAAGCGCCTTCTGGCAAAGCTCGACGTTCATGATCTTGCCCCCGTTCTCATCGGCGCCCAAAGGGAACCGCTGATCCTGTTCGGACAGCTACCAGCTTTCCACTACTTGATGCAGCGATCAATGCTTGCGGGTGAAGAAAGCAGACTGCTGCCCGGTCTGAGCGAGCACGAGGACCAGGCGCTCAATATCCCGACAAATTAGGTTTCGTTCTGCACCAATCTTTGGGAGTAGATCAAAATGCGATTCACGGGTCAACGCGACCAAGGCACCTATCTCAGAGCGCTACGCAAGACCAATTCATACGATCACATTATTCGGGACGTACGTGTAAGTGGGTTCGCAGAAGTCCGCAAGCGATCAGGCCGACTTGACGGCCTCGGCCCAGAACTCGTCCAGCAGCGCGGCGGTGAACCGGACGCCGATCGCCAGGGCGTCCTCGTCGATGTCGAAGTTCGACTGGTGCAGGTCATAGATCGGCGCGCCCGGCGCCCGTACCCCGAGCCGGGCCAGCGCCCCGGGAACGGTCTGCAGGTACCAGGCGAAGTCCTCCCCGCCCATCGACTGCGGGGTGTCTGAGACCGCCTGCGGACCGAACGCCGCCAGCGCCGCCTGGGTCTGCAGACCGACCAGCGTGCCGTCGTTGGTGACCGCCGGCACGCCCGGGTCGTAGTTGATCTCGATCTCGACGTTCGTCGGCGCCACGATCTGGCGGGCCAGCTCGGTGACCACCGACTCCAGGCGGTTCCACAGCTGACCGTCGAGCATCCGCACGGTGCCACGCAACGTGCCGGTGGTGGGGATGGCGTTGGCGGCCGAGCCGGCGGCCACCGCGCCCCAGACCAGCGAGACGGCGGCGCGGGGGTCGACCCGGCGCGACAGCAGCCCGGGCAGCTCGGTGATCAGCTTGCCCATCGCGTAGACCAGGTCGACGGTCAGTTGCGGGCGAGCGGTGTGCCCGCCGGGGCCGGACAGCTTGATGTCGAGCTGGTTGCACGAGGCCGTGATCGGCCCGACCCGCAGCCCGATCTGGCCGACGGTGAGCTTGGGGTCGCAGTGCAGCGCGAAGATCTGGTTGACACCGTCCAGCGCGCCCTCTTTCACCGCCGCTTCAGCGCCGCCGGGCAAGCGTTCCTCAGCGGGCTGGAAGATCAGCCGGATAGAGCCGCCGAGCTCCTCGGCCCCGGCCAGGCAGCCGGCGACGGCCAGCAGGATCGCGGTGTGCACGTCATGCCCGCAGGCATGGCAGACCCCGGCGTTCTGCGAGGCGTAGCTGACCGTCTTGGTGTCGGGCAGCGGCAACGCGTCGATGTCGGCCCGCAGGGCGAGGTAGTCCGGGCCGGCGCCGACATCGCAGATCACCCCGGTGCCGAAGGACAACCGCCTGGGGTCCAATCCGAAGCCGGTGAGCACCCGGACGATCAACTCGGTGGTGCGGTGTTCGGAGTAACCCACCTCGGGATGGCTGTGCAGCTCACGCCGCCATCCCACCAGCTCAGCCTGGTGACCGCCCAGCCAGTCCAGGGCATGGGTGTGAAGGCTGCTCGGCACAGGGGCACCTTATCCGGCGCTGGGGCCGTCCTGGTGGGCAGTCGGCTGGAATACGCAGAACTCGTTGCCGGCCGGATCGGCCAGCACGTGCCAGCCGATGTCACCGCCGCGCGGTCGCAGCAGGGTGGCGCCGGCGTCGACCAGCAGCTGCGGGTCCGACGCCTCGACATCCCAGTGCACCCGGTTCTTGACGGTCTTCGCCTCGGGCACCGGCACGAACACCAGGTACTCGAACGGGACGCCGGGCGCCTTGGACAGCCACCAGCCACCGTGGCCGGACTGCAGCTCACCGCCCAGCACCGAAGCCCACCAGCGGGCCAACGGCTCAGGCTCAGCGCAGTCGATCACCAGCTCATACAACCGGTACTCCGGCGCCTCGTCGCCGATGAAGGCGCAGAACTCCTGGCCGTCCGGGTCGCTCATCACCGTCCAGGCCCGGCCGGCGCCTTCCGGCTCGACCACCAGCGCGCCCGCGGCGGTGAGTTCGTCCAGCGACCGGGTGTGGACGTCGAGATGCACGCGGTTCTTGACCGTCTTGGGCTCGGGCACCGTGTTGACCCACAC encodes:
- a CDS encoding DUF5313 family protein codes for the protein MTPAEHPSVLRWLGYAFGGRLPERYHDWVFADLMGPDWRLREAGRIMLFAVVPITVLLLLPGRLEIRIYAALFVLVGPLFIGLAYGDELRDRRLRQHGMLPPSGPDPD
- a CDS encoding acyl-CoA dehydrogenase family protein, whose amino-acid sequence is MSFELSADHEVFRKVVRDFAESEVAPHVAAWDREHYFPVELIPKMGELGLFGLVVPEEYGGAGADFTSLCVAIEELGRVDQSIGITLSAGVGLGINPILSFGSDEQKQCWLPDLVAGRALAGFGLTEPEAGSDAGATRTKAELVDGQWVVNGSKAFITNSGSSITSVVTVTARTGTVDGKPEISAILIPSGTPGFEVQPPYDKLGWRISDTHGLVFDDCRVPEANLVGQRGTGFKQFLAILDDGRIAISALAVGLAQACLDESLRYAKERHTFGKPIGARQAIAFAISDLAVAVEAARTLTYKAAWLKDAGRSAKEVKHAAAIAKLFSSEAAVSATRVATQVFGGYGFMEEYPVARFYRDAKILEIGEGTSEVQRMVIARALGLPVE
- a CDS encoding MerR family DNA-binding transcriptional regulator, which translates into the protein MTSATEASRADQTWTVGELADELGVTTRTLRFYEAEGLITPSRAGSARVYDHRDRARLRLILRGKRFGMSLSEIREIVDMYDGAASSERRQLETLLSRLDEITVDLTARQRDLKRTMSEVGEVAQQCRDRLAQLS
- a CDS encoding thioesterase family protein → MDTAFFTELNTELSGAGARTELDGSVNSAAACGGPWSDELQHGGPPNALLVLLAERLGVAASGRADLMAARIAAEFLAPVPVAPLTVSARVLRLARSAVLISAELAADGRACLQARVWLMAENGSAADAAGTHGRRAPAAVADTPEAPDDPSVLPVLDMYGFPYAQHLEWRAVSGAARKPGPAATWTRSRVPLVAGERPSTLQRLALVADSASGISSLVDWDDWSFANVDLDVHLMRQSQDDWVLMQAVTELGAGLGLARSTLSDRAGLIGAGMQTLLIRSRRD
- a CDS encoding acyl-CoA carboxylase subunit beta, translated to MSDADKVRAARQATLAPPAKAAAKLADAHKLYVRDRIALLFDDGTFVEDAQLANATAEGLPADGVVTGQGLVEGRPALVVANDPTVKAGSWGARTVEKIIRITERALVEELPIFWLIDSAGARITDQVALFPGRRGAGRIFHNQVALSGKVPQICCLFGPSAAGGAYIPAFCDIVIMVEANASMYLGSPRMAEMVVGEKVSLQEMGGARMHATVSGCGDNLASDDADAIEQAKLFFSYLPLNWRLPAPSYAAEAPAVELADDVVPVAESMPFDMHEVIEGLIDADSFFEVKPEFAAELITGLARIDGRPVGVVANNSAVRGGVLFGDSADKAARFIWLCDAFNVSLLYLADVPGFMIGSEVERQGIIRHGAKMITAVSEANVAQISVLVRKAYGAGLYAMDGPGFMPDACIALPTARVAVMGPEAAVNAVYANKIAEITDPEEQAAFVKAKRAEYEEDVDLLRLAADLVIDVIIDPSELRAEIAQRFAALAGKARPLADKRHGVPPV
- a CDS encoding acetyl/propionyl/methylcrotonyl-CoA carboxylase subunit alpha; amino-acid sequence: MRKVLIANRGEIAVRVIRAAKDAGLSSVAVYADPDRDALHVRMADEAFALGGNTPAESYLVIEKVLDAARASGADAVHPGYGFLSENAEFAQAVLDAGLIWIGPSPQAIRDLGDKVTARHIALRAGAPLVPGTKDPVSGPDEVVAFATEHGLPVAIKAAFGGGGRGLKIARTLEEIPELYASAVREAVAAFGRGECFVERYLDRSRHVEAQVLADTHGNVIVVGTRDCSLQRRNQKLVEEAPAPFLSDEQRERIHASAKAICREADYTGAGTVEYLVGADGVISFLEVNTRLQVEHPVSEETTGLDLVREQFRIADGEPLRWTEDPTPHGHAIEFRINGEDPGRGFLPAPGMVTTYREPAGPGVRVDSGIEGDSVIGGAFDSLLAKLIVWGETRDEALARSRRALDEFVVDGMATALPFHRAVVRDPAFAPADGAPFTVFTRWIETEFDNQLPAFSGGADAETEAGERDRVVVEVNGKRLEVTLPAGFGAAGAAGAGGGGVKKAPKRSGKKRAGAAVSGDALTAPMQGTIVKVAVSDGDTVEAGDLVVVLEAMKMEQPINAHKAGTVTGLSAEAGAVVTSGSVICEVKD
- a CDS encoding amidohydrolase, which encodes MPSSLHTHALDWLGGHQAELVGWRRELHSHPEVGYSEHRTTELIVRVLTGFGLDPRRLSFGTGVICDVGAGPDYLALRADIDALPLPDTKTVSYASQNAGVCHACGHDVHTAILLAVAGCLAGAEELGGSIRLIFQPAEERLPGGAEAAVKEGALDGVNQIFALHCDPKLTVGQIGLRVGPITASCNQLDIKLSGPGGHTARPQLTVDLVYAMGKLITELPGLLSRRVDPRAAVSLVWGAVAAGSAANAIPTTGTLRGTVRMLDGQLWNRLESVVTELARQIVAPTNVEIEINYDPGVPAVTNDGTLVGLQTQAALAAFGPQAVSDTPQSMGGEDFAWYLQTVPGALARLGVRAPGAPIYDLHQSNFDIDEDALAIGVRFTAALLDEFWAEAVKSA
- a CDS encoding NAD(P)H-quinone dehydrogenase produces the protein MRRIAIIGGGPAGYEAAQVAAELGAEVTLVESDGVGGACVLYDCVPSKTLIATSEKVTAFRDAPAVGVSTGAGEVSVQLAVVNERVRQLAANQSADIADRLSKHGVTVLPGRACFAPDQQGRTFAIDVTAAGELESTQRIEADVVLLATGGTPRVLPGAEPDGERILSWRQLYDLTELPTHLIVVGSGVTGAEFASGYSEMGVPVTLVSSREKVLPGEDPEAADVIEKVFTQRGGNLIKQARAASVSRVGDGVEVQLVDGRTVAGSHVLMCVGSVPNTAGLGLEHVGLAPTEAGFIEVDRVSRTEVPGIYAAGDCTGVMLLASVAAMQGRVAMWHALGEAVQPLRLKTVAANVFTHPEIATVGIGHAAVISGQVPARTITLPLSGNARAKMQGVTEGFVKIYCRPASGVVIGGSVVAAQASELIHSIAVAVQLGLTVNELAATFTIYPSISGSVTEAARQLMHHGDLD
- a CDS encoding MmcQ/YjbR family DNA-binding protein, with translation MSMVNAEDVRRMALALPQVMEIDSEGFDFRVANKGFVWSYPERRPGQARLIRTDIAVLFVGDEAEKQALLLGEPEVFFTTPSYDGSPLVMLRLDKVDVERLEELVTDAWRMRAPNDLVGIDSVPRPYQARPYQD
- a CDS encoding gamma-glutamylcyclotransferase family protein, translated to MPLYAAYGSNMDPAQMRTRCPHSPFAGTGWLADWRLTFGGEDLGWEGALATLVEEPGATVFVALYDITPQDRVALDKWESADSGLYRTSRLRVSTLDGDVLAWTYVLNGYEGGLPSARYLGLIAEAADAAGAPGDYVDELRKRPCRSIGG